The Halichondria panicea chromosome 17, odHalPani1.1, whole genome shotgun sequence DNA segment ACACCTTGGCCTGGTGTTCTCCATCATTAGCAGGCTGTTGGGAGTGGAAGAGATTGAAGAGTTGGAGTTTGGAATCGTAGAAAAGTACTGGGTTCTGGTTAGAATAGCCGTCTCTTCGAGAAATAAGTGCAGCCTGGGACCACTGTAAGAATCATAACAATTGTTTAAAACGTGGCTACAAAAGTAATTGTAACAAGCCATGAAATTAGACGATCGAAGTTAGCTGATGTCACCTGTGTTCCATTAGGTGGTAGATGTGCTACTACAATGGAGCATTTGTCAGCACCCTCTTTAGTTCCACTGAACCAGGCGAGGGTCAGTTGACCATCAGGGAGCTGCTCAATGAATGAAGCATGGTTGGCCTTGTTCGGAGGTATCATGTACGCCTCATAGCGACCATCACCAACAGCACGAATCACACCTGAGAGGAGAGACAACATCTTAGCCATAGGCAATGGGTATTATTATTGGTTGTTAGCCAcgatagacataattatagtaagcaATGCTGGTAGAGCTAAGCCCTTTTAGAGGTCTATTTTGGAAGCTTAGAACATCCACATTCACTCACCATCGTATGATGCTGCATAGACGGTTGCAAGCAAGCAGACAAACAGAGATAGGACTCCTCTAAACGCCATATTGCTTTGCAAACAAAAAGGGGGGAGTGGCTGATCTACTTGGagactgcgcatgctcagtaagTCCTTCTTTGACAAGCACGCTGGAATCATGTCTGTAAGTTACCCACATGTACCTCTTTATACCCACTCCCATCACCTTCTGTATGTGTATAGGAGTGTTTTCCACTGTAAGAGCTTAACCATAGATGCCTCAGTTTCCTATGTAATATGTATGTTGCTGTGGTAGCTACAGGCACTTCATTTTTCACCCTCTTTAAAAGCCATGTGGTTGGACTTTTTAACAATTATGTATTATTGTACCACTTCACATGCACTCCTCTAGAAGCGGGAGAATCCTATGCGAGAGCTTCAGGTGAAGAAGCTATGCCTTAACGTTTGCGTGGGGGAGAGTGGTGACAGACTCACTAGAGCTGCTAAAGTGCTTGAGGCCCTTACTGGACAGCCTCCAGTCTACTCTAAAGgtacggggggggggggggggggggaggctgtgagtgtgtgtgtgtgcagttatATCTTCTTAACGATGTTGAACGTACAAGTTTCGACCTTAGTATCTTCAATATTTTTTGCCCCAATTATCCATCATGTGCAGCTATTAATGTCATCATACCCACTCCACAGCACGCTACACTGTTCGATCGTTTGGTATTCGTCGTAACGAGAAGATAGCTGTCCACTGCACAGTGCGTGGACCCAAGGCCGAGGAGATACTCGAGAAAGGTCTCAAAGTCCGCGAGTACGAGCTGAGAAAAGAGAACTTCTCCTCTCAAGGCAACTTTGGATTTGGTATTCAAGAGCACATTGACTTGGGCATCAAGTATGACCCTACTATTGGCATCTATGGGATGGAT contains these protein-coding regions:
- the LOC135351123 gene encoding large ribosomal subunit protein uL5-like, translating into MLSKSFFDKHAGIMSKRENPMRELQVKKLCLNVCVGESGDRLTRAAKVLEALTGQPPVYSKARYTVRSFGIRRNEKIAVHCTVRGPKAEEILEKGLKVREYELRKENFSSQGNFGFGIQEHIDLGIKYDPTIGIYGMDFYVVMGRRGFRVPNRKRSPGHLGFRHRVTKDEAMKWFQQKYEGVLLPGKKK